Proteins encoded by one window of Chaetodon trifascialis isolate fChaTrf1 chromosome 15, fChaTrf1.hap1, whole genome shotgun sequence:
- the LOC139344045 gene encoding dynein axonemal assembly factor 5-like, whose amino-acid sequence MAAMETGDQHAASEVLRGLARHLNCLNEDNKSTRKRALELIKRETVDKGLPSSVLQEVFSALLKPLLKCLSDPMERCRETAITTITEFIRCVPKPEESLPYLMPCLAQRLGEKEILEPAEELRLSAVEMLTLTLEVCGKHLAPYLNEMMNILQRTIVDPFPDVKRESCKCTVNLAKCVPEHFHMQAESLVKPLMQTISHQHSRVRVSVIEATGAVIQHGTGKNMDDVVSHLAQRLFDDSPQVRKAVTAAVGNWLLHMRDRYSYFHKLIPLLLSSISDEIPEIRLLAADLWKQVGAQWEKENEEDIKDKMDFLLTPPPFYPPGVERPGLGCRELVVRNLGRLVPAITHDMTDWLMPTRVRTSQLLSVLLLHTEDHSTQHLQPLLATLYRACTDTERDVVSNCMAAAKLLGTFVPPVVFLKLLLDHVTSPSSSSHPWAPLMVLAAVLGGCPKPLLKPHLEQITDTLARPDVCQEYQQVLYLEQLLACVDVLLRQCESDCGSVSLQLLQVLVTVQSLSTEPHLSEKALESAQILCKVQGLDSVRELYRLHMGQLLDWLSASVNTWCSYSPQRLQLHIIVMQSGPVIGEFVSQLMPLLHCSLQPDKDPEMRMSIFTMLAKLLLDAPNTLDSQGHFRDESEKFLCDVLLPNLVWHAGRTAAAVRTSALSCLLALLHGGAITPGQMLCLEEKLCPLLLSALEEDSQMSRLLACRSLSTVLRLIGTSLHPEALNKIYPELLKRLDDSSEEVHSVALQALGLWLSSLTKDYNPELGAPHLQLLFQQLLLHLDDPDSSVQDQVLEVLKKGSTVQPALLKREVEAVRDKQRSPLYCDRLLHHISSLHTEAAAES is encoded by the exons ATGGCAGCGATGGAGACTGGCGATCAGCATGCTGCCTCTGAAGTTTTGAGAGGACTCGCCCGACATTTAAACTGTCTAAACGAAGACAACAAATCGACAAGAAAGAGAGCTCTTGAGCTAATCAAGAGGGAGACTGTGGATAAAGGACTTCCCAGCAGCGTCTTACAGGAGGTTTTCTCTGCCCTCCTCAAGCCGCTCCTCAAATGTCTCTCAGACCCGATGGAAAGATGCAGAGAAACCGCCATAACGACAATAACAGAGTTTATTCGTTGTGTCCCTAAGCCGGAGGAGTCGCTGCCTTATCTCATGCCCTGTCTGGCTCAGAGGCTCGGGGAGAAAGAGATCCTGGAGCCGGCGGAGGAGCTTCGGCTGTCGGCCGTGGAGATGTTGACTCTGACGTTGGAGGTGTGCGGGAAACATTTAGCGCCGTATCTGAACGAAATGATGAACATATTGCAGAGAACCATCGTCGACCCTTTCCCAGATGTTAAAAGAGAAAGCTGCAAGTGCACCGTGAATTTGGCAAAGTGTGTACCAG AGCACTTTCACATGCAGGCTGAGAGTCTGGTCAAGCCGCTTATGCAGACGATTTCTCACCAGCACTCCCGGGTGCGAGTGTCCGTCATCGAAGCCACCGGGGCTGTCATTCAGCATGGCACTGGGAAAAACATGGATGACGTGGTCTCTCACCTGGCGCAGAGACTGTTCGATGACTCGCCACAG GTGAGAAaagctgtgactgcagctgttGGAAATTGGCTCCTTCACATGAGAGACAGATACTCTTATTTCCACAAACTCATCCCACTCTTGCTGAGCAGCATCAGTGATGAGATCCCAGAAATAAG ACTTCTAGCAGCTGATTTATGGAAGCAGGTAGGAGCCCAGTGGGAGAAGGAGAATGAGGAAGACATCAAGGACAAGATGGACTTTCTCCTCACACCGCCTCCCTTCTACCCACCAGGAG TGGAGCGTCCAGGACTGGGCTGCAGAGAGCTTGTGGTCAGAAACCTGGGCAGGCTGGTGCCGGCCATTACCCATGACATGACCGACTGGCTGATGCCCACACGGGTCAGGAcctctcagctgctgtctgtgctgctgctccacactgAGGACCACAGTACCCAGcacctgcagcctctcctgGCCACCCTCTACCGGGCCTGCAccgacacagagagagacgtgGTCAGCAAC TGCATGGCAGCTGCTAAACTGTTGGGGACCTTTGTCCCTCCTGTGGTCTTCctcaagctgctgctggatcATGTGAcatccccctcctcttcctctcaccccTGGGCCCCTCTCATGGTGCTGGCTGCGGTGTTGGGAGGCTGCCCCAAACCCCTCCTTAAACCACATCTCGAACAGATCACCGACACTCTGGCCCGGCCCGACGTCTGCCAGGAATATCAACAG gTTCTGTACTTGGAGCAGTTGTTGGCCTGCGTGGACGTGCTGCTGCGTCAGTGTGAGTCAGACTGTGGCTCAgtcagcctgcagctgctgcaggtgctgGTCACTGTCCAGAGCCTCTCCACCGAGCCACATCTCAGCGAAaag GCCTTGGAGAGTGCACAGATCTTGTGTAAGGTACAGGGCCTGGACTCAGTGAGGGAACTCTATAGACTACATATGGGCCAGCTGCTGGACTGgctgtctgcctctgtcaaCACCTGGTGCAGCTACTCCCCGCAGAGACTCCAACTGCATATCATAGTGATGCAATCAG gtCCAGTGATTGGGGAGTTTGTGAGCCAGTTGATGCCCCTGCTTCACTGCTCCCTCCAGCCAGACAAAGACCCAGAGATGAGGATGAGCATCTTCACAATGCTTGCTAAGTTGCTACTGGATGCACCAAACACACTGGATTCCCAGGG GCATTTCCGCGATGAGTCGGAGAAATTCCTGTGCGACGTCCTGCTTCCCAACCTGGTGTGGCATGCGGGCCGTACTGCTGCTGCCGTCCGCACCTCAGCCCTCAGCTGCCTGCTGGCCCTGCTGCATGGAGGGGCCATCACACCTGGACAG ATGCTGTGTCTGGAGGAGAAGCTGTGTCCTCTCTTGTTGTCGGCTCTAGAAGAAGACTCTCAGATGAGCAGACTGTTAGCTTGTCGTTCTCTGTCCACCGTACTCAGGCTCATAGGGACCAGCCTGCACCCTGAGGCCCTCAACAAGATCTACCCCG agctgctgaagcGTCTGGACGACAGCAGCGAGGAAGTGCACAGCGTCGCCCTTCAGGCCCTCGGGCTGTGGCTGTCCAGCCTGACCAAAGACTACAACCCCGAGCTGGGCGCTCCtcatctgcagctcctcttccagcagctcctcctgcacctGGACGACCCTGACAGCTCGGTGCAGGACCAAGTGCTCG aggTCCTGAAGAAAGGCAGCACGGTCCAGCCGGCACTTCtgaagagagaggtggaggcagTGAGAGACAAGCAGCGGAGTCCTCTGTACTGCGACCGGCTGCTCCACCACATCAGCTCACTGCACACCGAGGCTGCAGCAGAGTCCTGA
- the LOC139344046 gene encoding glycerophosphodiester phosphodiesterase 1-like, which yields MLQIGDEVVYFSAVFLLVLLGTRSATGASLLTAFLYVFMVMFRFPPVPTEQAGRVLRPRAPSGGVPVVAHRGGSHDAPENTLAAIREASRNGATGVELDLSFTADGVPVLMHDETLDRTTNGSGPVSKLQLVQLRRLDAAVHHRLKDKFSGEKVPTLREAVEECIRHQLTIFFDVRGEPDKAASALHEMYRKFPALYNSSIVSSFEPEVIYKMRQTDPNVVTGLTHRPWRLSRFRDGTPRTLSMWGQMWMVALDVLLDWAHHHILWKLCGVSAILVQKDFISLDYVQYWAERGVEVVGWTVNTAVEKEYYQNLLKIGYITDSLLEDCDSAE from the exons ATGCTGCAGATCGGCGACGAGGTGGTGTATTTCTCGGCGGTGTTTCTGCTCGTCCTTTTGGGGACGAGGAGCGCCACGGGGGCCTCCCTCCTCACCGCATTCCTCTACGTCTTCATGGTGATGTTCCGGTTTCCTCCGGTGCCAACGGAGCAGGCCGGCCGCGTCCTCCGCCCAAGGGCTCCATCAGGCGGCGTCCCGGTGGTGGCGCACCGCGGAGGGAGCCACGACGCTCCGGAGAACACCTTGGCTGCGATCAGAGAG GCCAGCAGGAACGGGGCCACTGGAGTGGAGCTGGACCTGAGTTTCACAGCCGATGGAGTGCCCGTACTGATGCATGATGAGACTTTGGACCGCACCACCAATGGCTCTGGACCAGTTAGCAAACTGCAGCTTGTCCAGCTCAGGAGACTGGATGCTGCTGTCCATCACAGGCTGAA GGACAAGTTCAGCGGAGAGAAGGTCCCGACTCTGCGGGAGGCGGTGGAGGAATGCATCAGACACCAGCTGACCATCTTCTTTGATGTCAGAGGTGAACCTGATAAG gCTGCATCAGCGCTTCATGAGATGTACAGGAAGTTTCCCGCCCTTTACAACTCCAGCATTGTTTCCTCCTTTGAACCCGAAGTCATCTACAAG ATGCGTCAGACTGACCCCAACGTGGTCACGGGTCTCACACACCGGCCCTGGAGACTGAGCCGCTTTAGGGACGGCACTCCTCGGACCCTGTCAATGTGGGGTCAGATGTGGATGGTGGCTCTGGACGTCTTGTTGGACTGGGCCCACCACCACATACTGTGGAAACTCTGCGGAGTGTCTGCCATCCTCGTGCAGAAAGACTTCATCTCACT GGACTACGTTCAGTACTGGGCGGAGcgaggggtggaggtggtgggctGGACTGTGAACACTGCTGTGGAGAAAGAGTACTACCAAAACCTGCTAAAGATTGGCTACATCACCGACAGTCTGCTGGAAGACTGTGACTCTGCTgaatga